From Oncorhynchus keta strain PuntledgeMale-10-30-2019 chromosome 8, Oket_V2, whole genome shotgun sequence:
agtcacacttaactagcatggccacagcattctgcagggatCACCATTGTGGAGCATGGAGGaacaggtgtgatggtgtgggggtgccttgctggtgaagctgtcagtgatttatttagaagtcaagtcacacttaactagcatggccacagcattctgcagtgataggcaaaggatggctactttgaagaatctcaaacacaaaatatattttgatttgtttaacatttttttggttactacatgattctgtatgtgttatttcatagtttttatgtcttcattattattctacaatatagaaaatagtaaaaataaagaaaaaccctggaatgagtaggtgtgttcaaattttgactggtactgaatgtgtcagcaaccacagctaatgaagtcactgaaacccttaacaaggagctgcagtctgttttggaatggatggccagtaataaactgggcCTGAACAtatctaaaactaagagcattgtattttgGTACAAATCACTCTCTAagctctagacctcagctgaatctggtaatgaatggtgtggctgttgaacaagttgaggagacttaAACCACTAGGTGTTACCTTAGAatataaactgtcatggtcaaaacatatagattcaatggttgtaaagatgaggagagataaagagatgctctgcttttcgGACACCACACTCAAgaaagtcctgcaggctctaatttagtcttatcttgattattgtccagtcatgtggttAAGTGCTGAAAATaatacctagttaagctgcagctggcccagaacagagcgtcACGTCTTcctcttaattgtaatcagacaGCTAATATAagtactatgctgccagtctctcttagttgagagttgaggagagacagacTGCATCATTTCCTCTTTTACAAAAAACACGAATGTGTTAACAATGTCCAATTGTTTACATAGTCAACTTAGATatagctctgacacacactcttaccccaccagacatgccaccaggggtattttcacagtccccaaatcctgaaaaaaaatcaagaaagcttacagtattatatagagaaATTATTGCATGGAACTATACAAGTGTATATTGCTCAAATAAATAGtaaacctgtttttttttttttacgataAAGCAATACCTCACGGCACATCGCCTCTCCCCCTATTTGACGTGTaagtgtatgtattgatatgtaggctatgtgtgccaTTTTTAAATTCATGTAGTTCTGTGCATGAGCTGTTCATGTCTATTCATGTTCTGTATTATggcatgtttcatgttttgtgtggacccaggaagagtagctgctgttttcgcaacagccaatggggatcctaataaaacacCAAATACCAAAACAAACACGTTTCTCTGTGATGCAAGAGGTATGGAGCGTGAATCCTCCACCACTCTCCGCGACTCCAGCTAACAGACAAAAATAGTGGATCCAGGACCTTGCCAGGACCTTGCTATCATTTCTGAAACACATTGTCAAGCCGAGGAGAAACATAGGCATTAAATCATtaaaaatggcatatatttaaaTCACATGGGATGGTACAATCAAACCATTATATGGTAAAGGATTGCTCTGAGGGACTCATTGCAATTGAACTTAAATGTTACTGAAAGTCCGTGTCTGACACATAACTTCCATTACTATGTCCACGTATAGCACTTTCTTTAGCTTCTATTGCTGCTTATACAATCCTGATGAATGAAGATAATATGCTTAACGTATTCTGGGTATAtatcaatcaccaccttccggagacacctgaaaccccacctcttcaaggaatacctaggatagggtaagtaagggtaagtaatccttctcaccccccttctcacccccttcccccaaaaaaaaaaaagatttagatgcaagtggctgttccactggatgtcataaggtgtatgcaccaatttgtaagtcgctctggataagagcgtctgctaaatgacttaaatgtaaatgtaaatgtaaatatattctaTCTTGCCCTAACCATAGGGTAAATAAATATACTATTATATCGTTCTCCGAGCCCTGAGTCTTTTATCGCCCGGCGATTCAGATTTGTCAGAGAAAACACTTAGGATTTTCTACAGATTTGTTTTGAAGAGGAAAAAGGACTGATTGTTCTAATGGAGAGTCATACTGTATGCGATAACAAAGCTCTACACTGACTATAGGACTACATATCATTCTTTTCATGGCAGGTATAGCACAAGTTAGAGTTAACAATTTACATTCCAATCCCTTTGAAAAAAGTGTATATAATAAACTAGAAAGTAATCATAGCCAAGTGTAGTGGTAATGATAAGCAGAAATAAATACTGTCTGATGAGATATAGACCTATATGTCACTAAAGTGTTACAGTACAACTCTCAAAGTCTATGGCTGAACTGATCTGCCTTTCTCTAGGTTTTAACAGAGTAACTCATTTAAATGGCATGAAATAATTGGATTTCCTTTCCAACTGGTTTCACAGTCGTTTGGAGATGTGCTAATATACTATATATCAGCTTCCTGTAATACACTTTCAGCCTCATCAAATAGCTGCTGTAGTTGATTGACAGAATATCCATCCATTAAGCTTAGGGATGAAATTCCCTTATTTATGGCCTACTTAGCATAATGGAGCTGATGCTTAGCGACCGAAACATCAGATGATGAAAAAGGCAGTAGAAAGTGAAGTGAGTTGTTTCGCTGTCGAACAATTCAACGGACAGACAGAAACAATGGATGATGGATTGATCACTTAGGATTAACAACACCATTGTAGGCTATATTGTTATGGAAAACTGTGTATGAAGGCTGCTGGTTCTGTACACATGGCAGTGTTATTGATACAGTGTATTTTGTTTAGTGTAAACAGCATGATTTACTGTTTGGCACAATTCATCTTCATCATTCATCTTTTGTGAAAGCTGAGAGACATTATCTTTAGGTAAACAAAACAAGTCGACTGGAGTCTTAAAACAACATGTGTATTGAGCGTCTCCTCCATCTTTTGTTCCCTCATAGATCAAAGCTATCGGTGTTCCTACTTCTCTGAAAATGAAGATTTGTTACCTGTAGATGAGGACTTCATCGTCGGAACAGTTGTACTGGAGTTGGTACATCTTTACCTTGGGCGCTGCCTTGCTGATGGTCCACTTAACCAAGGCTGAAATGGCTGTCACCTCTGACACAGTGACCACTTTCTCCGGGGGGGTCTTTGGAACCCCCTTGCTTATCCTGGTGGTGCCGGTGATGTCCGAGAGGCGGGACTTGGGCTGTGAGGCCTGACCGGTGCCGTTGCTGAGGTGGGGCAGCTGGATGATTGACAGATCCACTGAGGCGGTGGACTCCCCGGCCACGTTGGCCGCGATGCAGGTGAAGGTACCGTAGTCCTTGGAGGTGGTGATGAGAATCTCCAGGGTGCCGTTGCCGTAGACGACGGTTCGGGACGAGTTGCCAAGGACACGGTCATCAGGGGCCATCCAGTGGATGGTGGGGGTGGGGTCTCCAATGGCCTCGCATCTCAGGTTGGCCATCTGGCCCTCCAGCACCAGCATCCTGTGGGTGTGctgagtgatgaggggtggcTCGCACACAAACTCCTCCTCCCTCACATACCAGAAGTAGCGCCCCTTCAGGTTGGAAGGGGAAGCGCATGTCTCCTGATCATCGTCCCTCTCCAGCCGCCGCAGCCACAGCACCTCACAGTTACAATGCAGGGGGTTCCCCCCGATGCCAAGGGACAGCTGGGGGGCATAGGGAGTGGTCATCATCAATGAATCCTGGGCCCTTGCGAAGATGGGGTCTGGGGGCAGCTTCTTCAGTCGGTTGGAGGTGAGATCCAGGCGAGCCAGTCTCTCTAGATCAGTAAAGGTCCCCTCAGGGATGAAGTCCAGGAGGTTATGGTCAAGACTCAATTGGTGGAGAGAGACCATCAGCTTGACTGAGTCCCAGGGCAGGCTCCTCAGGTTGTTGTAGGACAGATCCAGATCCTCTAGGGAGGGTGCCAGGTCTTCCAAGGCCCGGTCCGAGATGCGTCCCAGCTGGTTGTTGTTAAGGATGAGGTGCTGCAGGTTGACCAGGCCCCGGAGATCATCAGGACCCAGCTCTATGAGACGGTTGTTGTCCAGGTGTAAGGAGCGCAGGGTCTCCAGGTCGCTGAAGGAGAAGGGCTGGATGTAGCTGATGGTGTTGCGGCTGAGCGTCAGGTCCACCAGGTCGGTCATGTTGGCAAAGTCCTGCTGGGTGATGCGGAGGATGTAGTTTCCGCCCAGCCGGAGCTCCACAGTGCGCCTGTCGATGTCCAGTGGGACGAAGAGCAAGCCTTTGGAGGGACACAAGGTCCCCAGGGACTCGGACAGGTTCTGGCACACACAGTACTTTGGGCATGCGTGGGCCATCAACACTGCGGTTCCCAGGACCAGCAGGCAACAGAGGATGTGGTCCATGGTAGAGTCACACAAAGgaatctacagagagagagagagagagagagagagagagagagagagagagagagagagagagagagaggtggagggagagagagaagagaagaatagagagagagataaagaaagaaagacatgATTAGTTCTTCCATAGTACGCAGTCTAATTCTCCTTTCATTGTGGCAGACAATCATAATCTCATGTAAACTATCTGTGAGGATCTCTGCCTAGAGCGGTAGGGTTTTGGGGCCTGTTATTGACAGGTTACAACATCAGGGTTTTGGGGCCTGTTATTGACAGGTTACAGCAGCAGGGTTTTGGGGCCTGTTGTTTACAGGCTACAGCAGTAGGGTTTTGGGGCCTGTTGTGGACAGGTTACAGCAGCAGGGTTTTGGGGCCTGTTATTGACAGGCTACAGCAGTAGGGTTTTGGGGCCTGTTGTTTACAGGCTACAGCAGCAGGGTTTTGGGGCCTGTTATTGACAGGCTACAGTGGTAGGGTTTTGGGGCCTGTTGTTTACAGGCTACAGCAGTAGGGTTTTGGGGCCTGTTGTGGACAGGTTACAGCAGCAGGGTTTTGGGGCCTGTTATTGACAGGCTACAGCAGTAGGGTTTTGGGGCCTGTTGTTTACAGGCTACAGCAGCATGGTTTTGGGGCCTGTTGTTTACAGGCTACAGCAGTAGGGTTTTGGGGCCTGTTGTGGACAGGTTACAGCAGCAGGGTTTTGGGGCCTGTTATTGACAGGCTACAGCAGTAGGGTTTTGGGGCCTGTTGTTTACAGGCTACAGCAGCAGGGTTTTGGGGCCTGTTGTTGACACATCAGTAGGGTTTTGGGGCCTCTTGTGGACAGGTTACAGCAGCAGGGTTTTGGGGCCTGTTATTGACAGGCTACAGTAGTAGGGTTTTGGGGCCTGTTGTTGACAGGCTACAGCAGTAGGGTTTTGGGGCCTGTTGTTGACACATTAGTAGGGTTTTGGGGCCTGTTGTTTACAGGTTACAGCAGTAGGGTTTTGGGGCCTGTTGTTGACACATCAGTAGGGTTTTGGGGCCTCTTGTGGACAGGTTACAGCAGCAGGGTTTTGGGGCCTGTTATTGACAGGCTACAGTAGTAGGGTTTTGGGGCCTGTTGTTGACAGGCTACAGCAGTAGGGTTTTGGGGCCTGTTGTTGACAGGCTACATCAGTAGGGTTTTGGGGCCTGTTGTTTACAGGCTACAGCAGTAGGGTTTTGGGCCCTGTTGTTGACAGGTTACAGCAGTAGGGTTTTGGGCCCAGTTGTTGACAGGTTACAGCAGTAGGGTTTTGGGCCCTGTTGTTGACAGGTTACAGCAGTAGGGTTTTGGGCCCTGTTGTTGACAGGTTACAGCAGTAGGGTTTTGAGGCCTGTTATTGACAGCCGCCATGGGGCATCTTGATGTGTATCGATTAGACTGCACTTTGATCAGACTCAAAACCTGTCATCAAATGCACATGGATTTGAACTAGGTTTCTGTTGTCTgtgggtggatgggtgtgtgtgtatttgggtgCGTGCATCTGTCTTTGTGTGAGGGCTGTGTGGGAGGGAATCTTTACAGCAAATCGGTGGCTCAGAATGAATCATTTCAAAGACAAAACAATATAAATTAAATAACTTATCTACTAACAGCTAGCCATAAGACAGTCATAAATGGAGCTCCTCTGGGACATCAACTCATTTAGATTTACCATGGACAATTTGTCTGAAACACTATACTGCATTTATGATAGAGCCATTCATCATGCAAAAGGTTGGCTATTTATTTCGTGGCTTCTGTCATTTATGAAGTGTCCCTCCGAGGACACTGTAGTGCTCTCTAACGGGGAAGTCATGTGACACGGGTCAATTCCAACCATGGATGTTTCACTCAGGTGGAGATAATATACTGTAATCATAATATATTCAATGTAATCAGGGAATGCTGGATAATAACTCAAGCCCAGAGCATTGGACAGCAGGCACTTAGAGACAACTTACAGAACTGACTCTAGATCAGTTGGTAGAGGTACATAATAATGAAGCAATAGACAGAGGGGAGACTGGCCTAAAATAAATGAGCATTCCTCAGAGATCAAATTAGAGAGGACATACCTAAGCCCCTGTCTGTGACCACTCATTAGAGACAAATAGGTATGCAGTCATGTGGAACACAACTGCCCCCCCATGTCTATGACGTCCTTCATTAATATTCCTGTCTGCTTTGTTaatgtcagtcacacacacatatagcctacaaacacacacgcacacctctaTAACCTTATATACCCATCAAATCCTTATCCCCATGAGCCAAAGctattaattctctctctctttctctcatataTTATCTTACAAGGATTTCCATATAAAGTAGCATATGCTATAAAGCAGTGTATTTTTTGCATCATTTGACCACATTTGTATTCATGTCGACTTGTGTCAGAATTCCAAAAACCTTTGTCAACACAAAGCATCTGAGGCTTTTGTACTCAAGTAAATGGAGGTGGCTAATCATTGGCCCGGTGAAAAGAGCAGCGGCGAACCTAAGGAAGGATGGATAAGAGAGGAGGCTTGACCTTAGAGTCATCTGTGCATTGACCCAGCCAGCCACAGTAGTCACAGTACATTGAAAATAGGATAATTCAATCACAGAATAACATGGGCCCAATGCTATGGAGTCCAAGGATGCCAGGGGGAAGGCTTAAATCACTCAGCCAAAATCACGATTCAAGGACGAATCCTATACGGATCCTAGGGAAGATGGATTGATTGAAGTTAGGAAAACCGCAGAGATTGACAAGGTATGTGTGGCACTGCTGGGATGGTGGGATTATAATTTGACCAGCACACAGTGGTTGTAATCAGGATACTCATGGGAAGCTGGGAAGACATCAACACAGGGATAGCTTTTAACAAGCTCACCCACTGGCAGGTGAATCAAAACATTATCACAGATAATATGCTAACAATATGGGCTAATAAGTTGCCTTAGGGAAGAAATGGAACTCATAGCTCTCTGATAGAATGTTGGTAGCACCGCTGCCACGACAGCATGATTACTCTTATGTTATAAAatcaaagaagaagttacaggtctgtgagagccagaaatcttgcttgtttgtaggtgaccaaatacttattttccaccataatttgcaaataaattaataaaaaatcctaccatgtgattgtctggatttttttctcagtttgtctgtcatagttgaagtgtacatttgatgaaaattacaggcctctctcatcttgttaagtgggagaacttgcacaattggtggctgactaaatacttttttgccccactgtacagggggtaccggtacaaagtcaatgtgcaggggcaccggttagtcaatgtaattgaggtaatatgtacatgtaggtagagataaagtgactatgcatagataataaccagagagtagcagcagagtaaaagagggttctgggtagccctttgattagctgttcaggagtcttatggctttcaGGAGTCTTAAGGCTAGGCCTTTTGGAGCTAGCCTTGGCGCTCCGCTACCACTTGctctgcggtagcagagagaacaatctatgactagggaggttggagtctttgacaattttcagggccttcctctgacaccgcctaacatagaggtcctggattgcaggaagcttggcacctgggccgtacgcactaccctctgtagtgtgttgcagtcagaggccgaacagttgccataccaggcagttttattttattttttatttatttaaccttttttaaccaggtaggcaagtggagaacaagttctcatttacaaatgcgacctggccaagataaagcaaagcagttcgacacatacaacaacactgagttacacatggagtaaaacaaacatacagtcaataatacagtagaaaaacaagtctatatacaatgtgagcaaatggggtgagataagggaggtaaagcactaaataggccatggtggcgaagtaaatacaatatagcaattaaacactggaatggtagatgtgcagcagatgaatgtgcaaagtagaaatactggggtgcaaaggagcaaaataaaaaaatacagtaggggatgaggtagttgtttgggctatttacagatgtgctatgtacaggtgcagtgatctgtgagctgctctgacagctagtacttaaagctagtgagagagataagtgtctccagtttcagtgatttatgtagttcgttccagtcattggcagcagagaactggaaggagaggcggccaaaggaggaattggctttgggggtgaccagtgagatatacctgctggagcgcgtgctacgggtgggtgctgctatggtgaccagtgagctgagataagatggggctttacctagcagggtcttgtagatgtagcagtgacgcaaccagtcaagatgctctcgatggtgcagctgtagaacctttttagaatctgaggacccatgccaaatcttttcagtctcctgagggggaataggttttgtcgtgccctcttcacaactgtcttaatgtgtttggaccataatagtgtgttggtgatgtggacaccaaggaacttgaatctctcaacctgctccactacagcctcgtcaATGAGAATGGAggtgtgcttggtcctccttttcctgtagtccacaatcatctcctttgtcttgatcacgttgagggagaggttgttgttctggcattgAGTGCCGTCTTAGTGCCAGAATCGGTttatggtggtaaatagacaactacaaagaatatagatgaaaactctcttggtaaatagtgttgtctacagcttatcatgagagtcccgctccttgaaagcgagCAAAAACGCCGAgactcaggcgagcaaaactcaggcgagcaaaaccacgagacttccttagattttgtgcaccagctgttgtttacaaatatacatagaccgtcACCCCTTGTCTTACTAGAGGCTGCTGCTTTATCCTGCCGAAAAAGCTtcaaacccgccagctgtatgttattcttgttgtcgttcagccatgactcagtgaaacataagatctAAGATCTCactttttaatgtcccgttggtaggatatacgtgatcGTAGTTCGTCTATTTCATTTTCcattgattgtacgttggctaataggaccgatggtaaaggGAGATTATGCGCTTGGCATCGGATACTTACAAGGAACCCAGATCTTCGTCCATTGTATAACTCACCACATAGAATGATGTTTGTACTGAAGTAGCTAACTCGTTTCTTATCATTCTTGTATTATTCATTGTTATTGTCAAATCATAATTTCCTCAGGGGAAAATCTGTTGTTGCCGTTATGATGTTCTTGTTGGGGTGCTGACTGTTTGGGTGTTAGGCAATGTTTGCTGGGCTATAGTCTAAGAGCTCTACCTATGCTTCTTGAAAAAGATACGATGATGCATATTTCCATGGATATGATATTCTTACCAGTTTCTTCCAATGTTTCACAAGTATCTCTCTCATTAAGACTCTCATCTGGAGGTAACATGTTTCCAACCCAGATAAATATCAAGCCCCCACATCACATCCAGATGTGGGTATTTGCAGTTCTATAATTGGTTTTGCAGGCCGGTACATCTCATATCTAAATAAAAGTATTCAGAAAAAAATTGAGGCTGATATTGATATATTCACCCACACCTGCTCTCCCATTTACATTGACAATGAACAAGACTATGTggatactgcctgtctgtctgcacttGTGCTGTACGTTCTGACTACACACTGCATTGTGCATCCACACAATGCATGTTAGGATGGTGTGCATCATGGTCCTAGTCAGATGAAGATATTGAATTGAGAGGGTTCTGCCTGTATGCATATGAACATCACATCTCTGTCACGTTGCAGACACAGAGATCCAGTGTAAATGCCTCGATCTGGGTGTTGAGTCTTTGTCTGGAGAAGCCGCAAGAAGCTGGATCAGCAGAGATACTTTATTTAATCTTCAAGACATGGGGAGACGGGCTCTGTATTAGCATTCTTCTGCTAGAGGTTTAGTGA
This genomic window contains:
- the LOC118387219 gene encoding leucine-rich repeat and fibronectin type-III domain-containing protein 2-like, giving the protein MDHILCCLLVLGTAVLMAHACPKYCVCQNLSESLGTLCPSKGLLFVPLDIDRRTVELRLGGNYILRITQQDFANMTDLVDLTLSRNTISYIQPFSFSDLETLRSLHLDNNRLIELGPDDLRGLVNLQHLILNNNQLGRISDRALEDLAPSLEDLDLSYNNLRSLPWDSVKLMVSLHQLSLDHNLLDFIPEGTFTDLERLARLDLTSNRLKKLPPDPIFARAQDSLMMTTPYAPQLSLGIGGNPLHCNCEVLWLRRLERDDDQETCASPSNLKGRYFWYVREEEFVCEPPLITQHTHRMLVLEGQMANLRCEAIGDPTPTIHWMAPDDRVLGNSSRTVVYGNGTLEILITTSKDYGTFTCIAANVAGESTASVDLSIIQLPHLSNGTGQASQPKSRLSDITGTTRISKGVPKTPPEKVVTVSEVTAISALVKWTISKAAPKVKMYQLQYNCSDDEVLIYRMIPASSQAFLVTNLVSGTKYDLCVLAAWDDTATTLTATNVVGCAQFFTRDDYTQCQSLHSQFLGGTMILVVGGIIVATLLVFIVILMVRYKATDHEGDGFGGSGKLTSVSDTHSQTNGGRLGQNGVPLPLPKPKAKVTLQDEVVEFKCGSLQSTSSSSSSGGSVAGEGSYSPNSTLAIMWRQAAPSKPRANLDHLLGAFNSLELRGAQGRGDLGEPSSSSSTPVAGGDRPHTDREPLLGRTMDSRLSRLLMLSHDSKPKRSQSFDMGDCMDTDQQTDQAMASSTSTATTPVCSYPRRISNIWTKRSLSVNGMLLQCDEEGDMGGSKGTFDSQEWVMESTV